The Equus caballus isolate H_3958 breed thoroughbred chromosome 13, TB-T2T, whole genome shotgun sequence genome includes a window with the following:
- the TMEM270 gene encoding transmembrane protein 270, which produces MEVVPPVRSSLWGILRLLAKLCVLLVQNRAHLYNFLLLKIVLFNHWLSGLAQEAQGSCGQQAYPPTPVLTACPMARVLRAGLALMEVPVQLVLRAPRLVWAGMLGCARAFSLALKRLGAWEWLGLSVATWMDLLLSCLHSLMLVVLLLLLLTWKLCWKAHRCSLGWLSSKALLENCVVLELLALLKRLYWWVESTTVLTSWHLAYLVTWTTCLASHLLQAAFEHTAQLAQAQEAEPQEALGPLSESLFPEPLAPQAGPVLPEHGTPGE; this is translated from the exons ATGGAGGTCGTCCCCCCGGTCAGATCCAGCCTCTGGGGGATTCTGCGGCTGCTGGCGAAGCTCTGTGTGCTG CTGGTGCAGAACCGGGCCCACCTCTATAATTTCTTGCTCCTCAAGATCGTCCTCTTCAACCACTGGCtgtcggggctggcccaggaggccCAGGGGTCCTGTGGCCAGCAGGCCTACCCACCCACCCCGGTGCTCACAGCCTGCCCCATGGCCCGGGTTCTCCGGGCTGGGCTGGCACTGATGGAGGTTCCTGTGCAGCTGGTGCTGCGGGCACCCAGGCTGGTGTGGGCAGGCATGCTTGGCTGTGCCCGGGCCTTTAGCCTGGCCCTGAAGCGGCTAGGCGCCTGGGAGTGGCTGGGCCTGTCTGTGGCCACCTGGATGGACCTGCTTCTGTCATGTCTACACAGCCTGATGCTGGTGGtcttgttgctgctgctgctgacctGGAAGTTGTGCTGGAAGGCCCACCGCTGTAGCCTGGGCTGGCTGTCCAgcaag GCGCTGCTGGAGAACTGCGTGGTGCTGGAGCTCCTGGCCCTGCTGAAGCGTCTGTACTGGTGGGTGGAGAGCACGACAGTGCTCACCTCCTGGCACCTGGCCTATCTTGTCACATGGACCACCTGCCTCGCCTCCCACCTGCTGCAGGCTGCCTTTGAGCACACAGCCCAGCTGGCCCAGGcccaggaggctgagccccaggaGGCCCTAGGGCCCTTGTCTGAGTCCCTTTTCCCTGAGCCCCTGGCCCCCCAGGCTGGGCCAGTCCTGCCAGAGCATGGAACGCCTGGAGAATAA